In Aphelocoma coerulescens isolate FSJ_1873_10779 chromosome 3, UR_Acoe_1.0, whole genome shotgun sequence, a single window of DNA contains:
- the LOC138108581 gene encoding glutathione S-transferase A4-like: protein MSGKPRLTYLNGRGRMEPIRWLLAAAGVEFEEVYLETKEQYDKLIKDGFLLFQQVPLVEIDGMKMVQTRAILSYIAGKYNLYGKDLKERALIDMYVEGIADLMQMILMFPFSPPDAKEKNLDSIKERATNRYFPVFEKVLKQHGQDFLVGNKFSWADVQLMEAILAVEEKIPAVLSGFPQLQAFKTKMSNMPTIKKFLQPGSPRKPPPDAHYVETVLKVFKK from the exons ATGTCGGGGAAGCCCAGGCTTACCTACTTGAATGGAAGGGGCCGGATGGAGCCCATACGATggctgttggcagcagctgGTGTAGAG tttgaagagGTGTATTTGGAAACAAAAGAGCAGTATGACAAGTTAATCAAAG AtggattcctgctcttccagcaagtgcccCTGGTCGAGATCGATGGGATGAAGATGGTGCAGACCAGAGCCATCCTGAGCTACATAGCAGGGAAATACAATCTGTATGGGAAAGACCTGAAGGAGAGAGCCCT GATTGACATGTATGTGGAGGGAATAGCAGATCTGATGCAGATGATTTTGATGTTTCCTTTCTCTCCACCTGAtgcaaaggagaaaaatcttGACTCAATTAAGGAGAGGGCAACTAACAGGTACTTTCCAGTCTTTGAAAAG gtTTTGAAACAACATGGCCAAGACTTTCTTGTGGGCAACAAATTCAGCTGGGCAGATGTTCAGCTAATGGAAGCCATTTTAGCAGTGGAGGAGAAAattcctgctgtgctgtcagGGTTTCCTCAGCTGCAG gcgtttaaaaccaaaatgagCAATATGCCTACAATTAAGAAgttcctgcagcctggcagCCCAAGGAAGCCGCCACCAGATGCCCATTATGTAGAAACTGTGTTGAAGGTTTTTAAGAAATGA
- the LOC138108583 gene encoding glutathione S-transferase-like isoform X1, which produces MSGKPKLHYFNGRGRMESIRWLLAAAGVEFEESYLEKKEDLTKLQQDGSLLFQQVPMVEIDGMKLVQTRAIANYIATKYNLYGKDLKERALIDMYVEGMFDLNDLLMTHEIQPADKKDQHFANMMDKTENRYFPVFEKVLKEHGKDFLVGNQLSRADVQLLEIILMAEEFKPDILAKFPLLQSFKARISNIPTIKKFLQPGSQRKPPSDEEVVDKVMKIFYS; this is translated from the exons ATGTCTGGAAAACCCAAGCTGCACTACTTCAATGGACGAGGCCGAATGGAATCAATACGGTGGCtactggcagcagctggggttGAG TTTGAAGAATCTtatctggaaaaaaaggaagatctgACAAAGTTACAGCAGG ATGGATCCCTGCTCTTTCAGCAAGTGCCAATGGTAGAGATTGACGGGATGAAGCTGGTGCAGACCAGAGCCATTGCCAACTACATAGCAACGAAGTACAACCTCTATGGGAAGGACCTGAAGGAGAGAGCCCT AATCGATATGTATGTGGAAGGAATGTTCGATCTGAATGACTTACTCATGACACATGAGATCCAACCAGCGGACAAAAAGGATCAACATTTCGCTAATATGATGGACAAGACTGAAAACAGATATTTCCCAGTCTTTGAGAAG gttTTGAAAGAGCATGGAAAAGACTTCCTGGTTGGCAAccagctgagcagggcagatGTGCAATTACTTGAAATCATTTTAATGGCAGAGGAGTTCAAACCTGATATACTTGCCAAATTTCCTCTCTTGCAG aGCTTCAAAGCAAGAATAAGCAATATCCCCACAATAAAGAAattcctgcagcctggcagCCAGAGAAAACCACCATCAGATGAGGAAGTTGTGGACAAAGTGATGAAAATTTTCTACTCCTGA
- the LOC138108583 gene encoding glutathione S-transferase-like isoform X2, whose translation MSGKPKLHYFNGRGRMESIRWLLAAAGVEFEESYLEKKEDLTKLQQDGSLLFQQVPMVEIDGMKLVQTRAIANYIATKYNLYGKDLKERALIDMYVEGMFDLNDLLMTHEIQPADKKDQHFANMMDKTENRYFPVFEKVLKEHGKDFLVGNQLSRADVQLLEIILMAEEFKPDILAKFPLLQFWFCFVELQSKNKQYPHNKEIPAAWQPEKTTIR comes from the exons ATGTCTGGAAAACCCAAGCTGCACTACTTCAATGGACGAGGCCGAATGGAATCAATACGGTGGCtactggcagcagctggggttGAG TTTGAAGAATCTtatctggaaaaaaaggaagatctgACAAAGTTACAGCAGG ATGGATCCCTGCTCTTTCAGCAAGTGCCAATGGTAGAGATTGACGGGATGAAGCTGGTGCAGACCAGAGCCATTGCCAACTACATAGCAACGAAGTACAACCTCTATGGGAAGGACCTGAAGGAGAGAGCCCT AATCGATATGTATGTGGAAGGAATGTTCGATCTGAATGACTTACTCATGACACATGAGATCCAACCAGCGGACAAAAAGGATCAACATTTCGCTAATATGATGGACAAGACTGAAAACAGATATTTCCCAGTCTTTGAGAAG gttTTGAAAGAGCATGGAAAAGACTTCCTGGTTGGCAAccagctgagcagggcagatGTGCAATTACTTGAAATCATTTTAATGGCAGAGGAGTTCAAACCTGATATACTTGCCAAATTTCCTCTCTTGCAG ttttggttttgttttgtagaGCTTCAAAGCAAGAATAAGCAATATCCCCACAATAAAGAAattcctgcagcctggcagCCAGAGAAAACCACCATCAGATGA
- the LOC138108583 gene encoding glutathione S-transferase-like isoform X3 produces MVEIDGMKLVQTRAIANYIATKYNLYGKDLKERALIDMYVEGMFDLNDLLMTHEIQPADKKDQHFANMMDKTENRYFPVFEKVLKEHGKDFLVGNQLSRADVQLLEIILMAEEFKPDILAKFPLLQSFKARISNIPTIKKFLQPGSQRKPPSDEEVVDKVMKIFYS; encoded by the exons ATGGTAGAGATTGACGGGATGAAGCTGGTGCAGACCAGAGCCATTGCCAACTACATAGCAACGAAGTACAACCTCTATGGGAAGGACCTGAAGGAGAGAGCCCT AATCGATATGTATGTGGAAGGAATGTTCGATCTGAATGACTTACTCATGACACATGAGATCCAACCAGCGGACAAAAAGGATCAACATTTCGCTAATATGATGGACAAGACTGAAAACAGATATTTCCCAGTCTTTGAGAAG gttTTGAAAGAGCATGGAAAAGACTTCCTGGTTGGCAAccagctgagcagggcagatGTGCAATTACTTGAAATCATTTTAATGGCAGAGGAGTTCAAACCTGATATACTTGCCAAATTTCCTCTCTTGCAG aGCTTCAAAGCAAGAATAAGCAATATCCCCACAATAAAGAAattcctgcagcctggcagCCAGAGAAAACCACCATCAGATGAGGAAGTTGTGGACAAAGTGATGAAAATTTTCTACTCCTGA